The following coding sequences are from one Microtus pennsylvanicus isolate mMicPen1 chromosome 1, mMicPen1.hap1, whole genome shotgun sequence window:
- the Ube2m gene encoding NEDD8-conjugating enzyme Ubc12: MIKLFSLKQQKKEEESAGGTKGSSKKASAAQLRIQKDINELNLPKTCDISFSDPDDLLNFKLVICPDEGFYKSGKFVFSFKVGQGYPHDPPKVKCETMVYHPNIDLEGNVCLNILREDWKPVLTINSIIYGLQYLFLEPNPEDPLNKEAAEVLQNNRRLFEQNVQRSMRGGYIGSTYFERCLK; the protein is encoded by the exons atGATCAAGCTGTTCTCGCTGAAGcagcagaagaaggaggaggagtcgGCCGGCGGCACCAAGGGCAGCAGCAAGAAGGCGTCGGCGGCGCAGCTCCGGATCCAAAAGG ACATTAACGAGCTGAACCTGCCTAAGACTTGTGACATCAGCTTCTCAGACCCAGACGACCTCCTCAACTTCAAGCTGGTTATCTGTCCTGATGAG gGCTTCTACAAGAGTGGGAAGTTTGTGTTCAGTTTTAAG GTGGGACAAGGTTATCCTCATGATCCCCCCAAGGTGAAGTGTGAGACAATGGTTTATCATCCCAACATTGACCTCGAGGGCAACGTCTGCCTCAACATCCTCAG AGAGGACTGGAAGCCAGTCCTTACGATAAACTCCATAATTTATGGCCTGCAGTATCTCTTCTTG GAGCCCAACCCCGAGGACCCACTGAACAAGGAGGCTGCCGAGGTCCTGCAGAACAACCGGCGGCTGTTTGAACAAAACGTGCAGCGCTCCATGAGAGGTGGTTACATCGGGTCCACCTACTTCGAGCGCTGCCTGAAATAG
- the Chmp2a gene encoding charged multivesicular body protein 2a: MDLLFGRRKTPEELLRQNQRALNRAMRELDRERQKLETQEKKIIADIKKMAKQGQMDAVRIMAKDLVRTRRYVRKFVLMRANIQAVSLKIQTLKSNNSMAQAMKGVTKAMGTMNRQLKLPQIQKIMMEFERQAEIMDMKEEMMNDAIDDAMGDEEDEEESDAVVSQVLDELGLSLTDELSNLPSTGGSLSVAAGGKKAEATASALADADADLEERLKNLRRD, encoded by the exons ATGGACCTGTTGTTTGGGCGCCGGAAGACGCCAGAGGAACTCCTTCGTCAAAACCAGAGGGCCCTGAACCGAGCCATGAGGGAGCTGGACAGGGAGCGGCAGAAGCTAGAAacccaggaaaagaaaatcattgcGGATATCAAAAAGATGGCAAAGCAAGGCCAGATG GATGCTGTTCGAATCATGGCAAAAGACCTAGTGCGAACCCGGCGATATGTACGCAAGTTTGTGTTGATGCGGGCCAACATCCAGGCTGTGTCCCTCAAGATACAGACTCTAAAATCCAACAACTCAATGGCACAAGCCATGAAGGGTGTTACTAAGGCCATGGGCACCATGAACAGACAG CTGAAATTACCCCAGATTCAGAAGATCATGATGGAGTTTGAACGGCAGGCAGAGATCATGGACATGAAGGAAGAGATGATGAATGATGCCATCGATGACGCCATGGGtgatgaggaagatgaagaggagag TGATGCTGTTGTGTCCCAGGTCCTGGATGAGCTAGGACTGAGCCTCACAGATGAGCTATCAA ACCTCCCCTCCACTGGTGGCTCACTCAGTGTGGCTGCTggtgggaagaaagcagaggccacAGCCTCAGCCCTGGCTGATGCTGATGCAGACCTGGAAGAGAGGCTCAAGAACCTTCGCAGGGACTGA
- the Trim28 gene encoding transcription intermediary factor 1-beta translates to MAASAAAAAAAASAAATASAASGSPGSSEGPAGGEKRPAASSAAAASASASSPAGGGGEAQELLEHCGVCRERLRPEREPRLLPCLHSACSACLGPSAPAAANNSGDGGAAGDGAMVDCPVCKQQCYSKDIVENYFMRDSGSKASSDSQDANQCCTSCEDNAPATSYCVECSEPLCETCVEAHQRVKYTKDHTVRSTGPAKTRDGERTVYCSVHKHEPLVLFCESCDTLTCRDCQLNAHKDHQYQFLEDAVRNQRKLLASLVKRLGDKHATLQKNTKEVRSSIRQVSDVQKRVQVDVKMAILQIMKELNKRGRVLVNDAQKVTEGQQERLERQHWTMTKIQKHQEHILRFASWALESDNNTALLLSKKLIYFQLHRALKMIVDPVEPHGEMKFQWDLNAWTKSAEAFGKIVAERPGTNSTGPGPMAPPRAPGPLSKQGSGSNQPMEVQEGYGFGSDDPYSSAEPHVSGMKRSRSGEGGEVSGLMRKVPRVSLERLDLDLTADSQPPVFKVFPGNTTEDYNLIVIERGAAAAAAGQAGTVPPGAPGALPLPGMAIVKEEETEAAIGAPPIATEGPETKPVLMTLAEGPGTEGPRLASPSGSTSSGLEVVAPEGTSVPVGGPGILDDSATICRVCQKPGDLVMCNQCEFCFHLDCHLPALQDVPGEEWSCSLCHVIPDLKEEDGSLSLDGSDNTGVVAKLSPVNQRKCERVLLALFCHEPCRPLHQLATDSTFSMEQPGGTLDLTLIRARLQEKLSPPYSSPQEFAQDVGRMFKQFNKLTEDKADVQSIIGLQRFFETRMNDAFGDTKFSAVLVEPPPLNLPSASLSSQELSGGPGDGP, encoded by the exons ATGGCGGCCTCGGCTGCGGCTGCGGCTGCGGCGGCCTCGGCCGCCGCGACGGCCTCGGCGGCCTCTGGCAGCCCCGGCTCAAGCGAGGGCCCGGCGGGCGGTGAGAAGCGCCCTGCCGCCTCTTCAGCCGCCGCGGCCTCTGCATCCGCGTCGTCGCCCGCGGGGGGCGGTGGCGAGGCGCAGGAGCTTCTGGAGCATTGCGGCGTGTGTCGGGAACGTCTGCGGCCTGAGCGGGAGCCTCGACTGCTGCCCTGCCTGCATTCGGCCTGTAGTGCATGCTTGGGTCCCTCCGCACCAGCCGCAGCGAATAATTCGGGGGATGGCGGCGCAGCGGGCGACGGCGCTA TGGTGGATTGTCCAGTGTGCAAGCAGCAGTGCTACTCCAAAGACATCGTGGAGAATTATTTTATGCGTGATAGTGGCAGCAAGGCTTCTTCTGATTCACAGGATGCTAACCAG TGCTGCACTAGCTGTGAAGATAATGCCCCAGCCACTAGCTATTGTGTGGAGTGCTCTGAGCCACTGTGTGAGACCTGTGTGGAAGCCCACCAGCGGGTGAAGTACACTAAGGACCACACTGTGCGCTCCACAG GGCCTGCTAAGACTCGAGATGGTGAACGCACAGTCTATTGTAGTGTGCACAAGCATGAACCCCTTGTGCTGTTTTGTGAGAGCTGTGACACTCTGACCTGCCGGGACTGCCAGCTCAATGCTCACAAGGACCATCA GTACCAGTTTTTGGAAGATGCAGTGAGGAACCAGCGTAAACTGTTGGCTTCTCTGGTGAAACGGCTTGGGGACAAGCATGCCACACTGCAGAAAAACACCAAGGAGGTTCGCAGCTC GATCCGCCAGGTATCTGATGTGCAGAAGCGTGTCCAGGTTGATGTCAAGATGGCCATTCTGCAGATCATGAAGGAGCTGAATAAGCGGGGCCGAGTACTGGTTAATGATGCCCAG AAAGTGACAGAGGGGCAACAGGAGCGTCTGGAGCGCCAGCACTGGACCATGACCAAAATCCAGAAGCATCAGGAACACATTTTGCGATTTGCCTCTTGGGCTTTGGAAAGTGATAACAATACAGCCCTCTTGCTTTCTAAGAAGCTG ATCTATTTTCAACTGCATCGTGCTCTCAAAATGATTGTGGATCCTGTGGAGCCTCATGGTGAAATGAAGTTTCAGTGGGATCTCAATGCTTGGACCAAGAGTGCCGAGGCTTTTG GCAAGATTGTGGCTGAGCGTCCTGGTACAAACTCCACAGGTCCTGGACCTATGGCTCCTCCAAGAGCTCCAGGGCCCCTAAGCAAGCAAGGCTCTGGCAGCAACCAG CCCATGGAGGTACAGGAGGGCTATGGCTTTGGGTCAG ATGATCCATACTCAAGTGCAGAGCCACATGTGTCAGGCATGAAGCG GTCCCGCTCTGGTGAGGGAGGAGAGGTAAGTGGCCTCATGCGGAAGGTGCCACGTGTGAGCCTTGAACGCCTGGATCTGGATCTCACTGCTGATAGCCAGCCACCAGTCTTCAAGGTCTTTCCTGGAAACACCACTGAGGATTACAATCTGATTGTTATTGAGCGGggtgctgcagcagcagcagctggtcAGGCTGGGACTGTTCCCCCAGGAGCTCCTGGTGCCCTACCCCTGCCTGGCATGGCCATTGTCAAG gaagaagagacagaagctgctATTGGAGCCCCACCTATTGCCACTGAGGGTCCTGAGACCAAGCCTGTGTTGATGACTCTGGCTGAAGGCCCTGGGACTGAGGGACCACGCCTGGCTTCACCTAGTGGCAGTACTAGCTCAGGCCTGGAAGTGGTGGCTCCTGAGGGTACCTCAGTCCCAGTAGGGGGACCAGGTATCCTGGATGACAGTGCCACTATCTGCCGCGTCTGCCAGAAGCCAGGTGACCTGGTCATGTGCAACCAGTGCGAGTTTTGCTTCCACCTGGATTGCCacctccctgccctgcaggatgTTCCAGG GGAAGAGTGGAGTTGCTCACTCTGCCACGTGATCCCTGACCTAAAGGAGGAAGATGGAAGCCTTAGCCTGGATGGATCAGATAACACTGGTGTGGTTGCTAAGCTCTCACCAGTCAACCAGCGG AAATGTGAGCGCGTCCTTCTGGCCCTGTTCTGCCATGAACCCTGCCGCCCCTTGCACCAGCTGGCTACTGATTCTACATTCTccatg GAGCAGCCTGGTGGTACCCTAGACCTGACCCTGATACGTGCTCGCCTTCAAGAGAAGCTGTCACCCCCTTATAGTTCTCCCCAGGAGTTTGCCCAAGATGTGGGCCGCATGTTCAAGCAGTTCAACAAGCTGACTGAG GACAAGGCGGATGTGCAGTCCATCATCGGCCTGCAGCGCTTCTTTGAGACGCGCATGAATGATGCCTTCGGTGACACCAAGTTTTCTGCTGTGCTGGTAGAACCACCACCGCTGAACCTTCCCAGTGCTAGCCTAAGTTCTCAGGAGCTGTCCGGTGGCCCTGGGGATggtccctga